One window of the Peptacetobacter hiranonis genome contains the following:
- a CDS encoding phage tail tube protein, with product MAEDYRAILDATKIQSGTYGELWWDSEYMSEAKAIDIKDEFEKESIKVVRDRRVKHKTLAVEGKGSVTLYKINSFAIKKLKDFSLGNAEEPRFTLMTNLDDPSGLGAERLIFNGVMFDDLTWVKTEVGTLGEIELPFTYESVEIVSLV from the coding sequence ATGGCTGAAGATTATAGAGCTATATTAGACGCAACTAAAATACAATCAGGGACATACGGTGAATTATGGTGGGATTCAGAATATATGTCAGAGGCGAAAGCAATAGATATAAAGGACGAATTCGAAAAGGAAAGTATAAAAGTTGTAAGAGATAGAAGGGTAAAACATAAGACACTAGCGGTTGAGGGTAAAGGTTCAGTAACACTTTACAAAATCAACAGTTTTGCAATAAAGAAACTAAAAGATTTTTCTTTAGGGAATGCAGAGGAACCGCGATTTACACTTATGACAAACTTAGATGATCCAAGCGGACTTGGTGCAGAACGTTTAATATTTAATGGCGTTATGTTCGACGATTTAACATGGGTTAAAACTGAAGTCGGAACACTTGGTGAAATAGAATTACCGTTCACTTATGAAAGTGTAGAAATAGTTAGTTTAGTTTAA
- a CDS encoding phage tail sheath subtilisin-like domain-containing protein, giving the protein MGLPEIKISFKEITKRLQTRAGRGIVAVVLKDTKNLGITEIKNEKDIPTELTQANKKLVSSVFLGNTQDRNEGGVLTEVTYKPSKVVLAVINSSGETIDNAFNLLENKEFNILCYPDAIESDNTKIISFIEKMRENGVDVMAVISSATPPDKEYIINWQTDNVEVDGEKVLKAKYCARISGLIAGTPYAQSVTYAILNDVTTIPDITNVNANAAVNEGKLIAINTAGAVRIARGVTSLTTTDNQVKGKSFKKIKIVQTYDFINNSVRKVIVENYIGKVPNSYSNKCLLMNEIKLFLDELVKEGLIKENPVVEINMDKQKEYLKSIGVKVDDMKESEIREADTDSYVFITMRVKGIDAMEDFDIAVEV; this is encoded by the coding sequence ATGGGACTTCCAGAAATTAAGATAAGTTTCAAGGAGATAACAAAAAGGCTACAAACAAGAGCCGGGCGCGGTATAGTAGCAGTAGTACTTAAAGATACAAAAAACCTTGGAATAACAGAAATAAAAAATGAAAAAGATATACCAACGGAACTAACACAGGCGAATAAAAAGCTAGTTAGTTCCGTTTTTTTAGGCAATACGCAAGATAGAAATGAAGGCGGAGTACTTACTGAAGTAACATACAAACCTTCAAAAGTAGTTTTAGCAGTTATAAATTCAAGTGGCGAAACTATAGACAACGCGTTCAACTTACTAGAAAATAAAGAATTCAATATACTATGTTATCCGGACGCAATTGAAAGTGACAATACAAAAATAATATCTTTCATAGAAAAAATGAGAGAAAACGGCGTTGATGTAATGGCGGTTATATCGTCAGCAACTCCACCGGATAAAGAATATATAATCAATTGGCAAACTGACAACGTTGAAGTTGACGGCGAAAAAGTATTAAAAGCGAAGTACTGTGCAAGAATATCCGGACTTATAGCCGGAACGCCTTATGCACAATCAGTAACATACGCAATCCTAAATGATGTAACAACAATACCGGATATAACTAACGTTAATGCAAATGCAGCAGTAAACGAAGGTAAACTTATTGCAATAAATACAGCCGGTGCGGTTAGAATTGCGAGGGGCGTAACTTCTTTAACAACTACAGACAACCAGGTTAAAGGAAAATCATTCAAGAAGATAAAGATAGTGCAAACGTACGACTTTATAAACAATTCGGTTAGAAAAGTTATCGTTGAAAATTATATAGGTAAAGTACCGAATAGTTATAGTAACAAATGCTTACTTATGAATGAAATAAAACTATTCTTAGACGAGTTAGTTAAAGAGGGATTAATAAAAGAAAATCCAGTTGTTGAAATAAACATGGATAAACAAAAAGAATACCTTAAATCAATAGGCGTAAAAGTCGATGATATGAAAGAAAGTGAAATAAGAGAGGCGGACACAGATTCTTACGTATTTATAACTATGCGAGTTAAAGGCATTGACGCAATGGAAGACTTTGACATAGCGGTGGAGGTGTAA
- a CDS encoding DUF2634 domain-containing protein translates to MADNNFFPFIGTESDYIPETNNELPLYREFAWDFAKDDFIKDNSGDFKIVEGKEALQVWIYHALHTNRYEHEIFSWDYGTELITLVGQRFTKGLTESEAFRYIKEALLVNEYLLSVKKNSIVFDGDVLHIDITVKTVYGEVRLVV, encoded by the coding sequence ATGGCGGATAATAATTTTTTTCCGTTTATAGGAACGGAAAGTGACTACATACCGGAAACAAATAACGAATTGCCGTTATATCGTGAATTTGCATGGGATTTCGCAAAAGATGATTTTATAAAAGATAATTCCGGAGATTTTAAAATTGTAGAGGGAAAAGAAGCGTTGCAAGTTTGGATTTACCACGCCTTACATACAAACCGTTATGAACATGAAATATTTTCATGGGATTATGGAACGGAATTAATTACATTGGTAGGTCAAAGGTTTACTAAAGGATTAACCGAATCCGAGGCGTTTCGATACATAAAGGAAGCGTTGTTAGTTAATGAATATCTATTAAGTGTTAAAAAAAATAGTATAGTATTTGACGGCGATGTATTGCATATAGATATAACAGTAAAAACAGTGTATGGGGAGGTGCGTTTAGTTGTATAG
- a CDS encoding C40 family peptidase: MDLELKVHLKSGVILDCTQAVTKIVWSGDIKSASRTLEFDVLQAVADKEIESIGVSEGDTVSFFVSGKEIFRGILIDVDADSSNNEKKYTSKDIGYLLKNKVAFNFNNVATEKVAADVIKKLGYNAGTLAKTGQKFTKVITKSTGYDVIMAAYTEASEKTKKKYMITTTIDKFNVIEKGEKVLELQFNESENLIKSKFKSSIDKLVNKVIIVDKNGNKVSEKVDKETQKLYNITITEIEQQTEGKTDIKPEDKFKKADKSASLSGFGDITCVSGYGVHVKDTHTGLIGKFFIDSDKHTWSGGSYIVDLDLNFENIMNEVTISEGSTEKEGAIEGGATSVGGSSKAVDIAKTKLGKHYKWGATGPNTFDCSGLVYWTAKQLGKNVPRTSRQQSTYGQAVSKSQLQPGDCVFFGSPVHHVGIYVGNGKYLHAPQTGDVVKISNLNSRGDFHNARRFL; encoded by the coding sequence ATGGATCTAGAATTAAAAGTACATTTAAAGTCCGGAGTAATATTAGATTGTACCCAAGCTGTTACAAAAATAGTATGGAGTGGGGATATAAAATCCGCAAGTAGGACGTTAGAGTTTGACGTATTACAAGCAGTAGCAGATAAAGAAATTGAATCAATTGGCGTGAGCGAAGGTGATACAGTTTCTTTTTTTGTGTCCGGAAAAGAAATATTTAGAGGTATTTTGATTGATGTAGACGCAGATAGTTCTAATAATGAAAAGAAATATACTTCTAAAGATATTGGGTATTTATTAAAAAATAAAGTGGCGTTTAATTTTAATAATGTTGCGACCGAAAAAGTAGCAGCAGATGTTATAAAAAAACTTGGTTACAATGCCGGAACTCTAGCAAAGACCGGACAAAAGTTTACTAAGGTTATAACAAAAAGTACAGGATATGACGTAATAATGGCAGCTTATACGGAAGCTAGTGAAAAGACCAAGAAAAAGTACATGATTACAACAACAATTGATAAATTCAATGTAATTGAAAAGGGCGAAAAGGTATTAGAATTACAATTTAATGAAAGTGAAAACCTTATAAAAAGTAAGTTTAAATCAAGTATAGATAAATTGGTAAATAAAGTTATTATTGTTGATAAAAACGGAAATAAGGTTTCTGAAAAAGTTGATAAGGAAACACAAAAGCTATACAACATTACAATTACTGAAATCGAGCAACAAACAGAAGGCAAGACAGATATAAAACCGGAAGATAAATTTAAAAAGGCTGATAAGTCGGCTAGTTTATCCGGATTTGGCGATATTACTTGTGTTAGTGGATATGGTGTTCACGTTAAGGATACACACACCGGATTAATTGGCAAATTCTTTATTGATTCAGACAAACATACCTGGTCGGGTGGTTCTTATATAGTTGATTTAGATTTGAATTTTGAAAATATAATGAATGAAGTAACCATAAGTGAAGGTTCTACAGAAAAAGAAGGAGCAATAGAAGGTGGAGCAACTAGTGTTGGTGGTAGTAGTAAAGCCGTTGATATTGCAAAAACAAAACTTGGCAAACATTATAAATGGGGTGCGACTGGTCCGAATACATTCGATTGTTCCGGGTTGGTTTATTGGACGGCAAAACAGTTAGGGAAAAACGTTCCTAGAACAAGCCGTCAACAATCGACGTATGGTCAAGCGGTTAGCAAGTCGCAATTACAACCAGGCGATTGTGTGTTCTTTGGCTCACCGGTACACCATGTAGGAATATATGTTGGAAATGGAAAATACCTACACGCACCACAAACCGGAGATGTTGTAAAAATAAGTAATTTGAACAGTCGTGGAGATTTCCACAATGCAAGAAGGTTTCTTTAG
- a CDS encoding baseplate J/gp47 family protein, which translates to MINSTVSALSVEEAKLYIDMMNLFKLAFIEEGYFDYLDKRVNEFGIYRKEGDFATGEVEFKGSIGTQILNGSIIRINGLDYSVVKDVTISKIVEENKSPIQANGVGASYNVPIGSIFLIAEETIGLDSIVATSEITGGIDRETDEELRIRFYETQRNHATSGNVAHYEQWAKECDGVFGAKVTPLWNGRGTVKVAIVGRKNKPVSKDIIDRCKEHIEEVRPIGATVTVVTPSELKVDIAANITLNSAYSKEQAGEEVKAKLEEYLLTVTDKILYSNVFALLVNCDSITDCNDVKINNAVSNVNVGAEQVPTVGTITLNGVI; encoded by the coding sequence TTGATTAATAGCACCGTTTCGGCTTTATCAGTAGAAGAGGCGAAATTGTATATTGATATGATGAACCTTTTTAAATTAGCTTTTATTGAAGAAGGATATTTCGATTACTTAGATAAAAGGGTAAATGAATTCGGGATATACAGAAAAGAAGGGGATTTTGCAACGGGTGAAGTTGAGTTCAAAGGTTCGATAGGAACACAAATATTAAATGGTTCTATTATAAGAATTAATGGATTAGATTATTCAGTGGTAAAAGATGTTACAATTTCCAAAATAGTAGAAGAAAATAAAAGTCCAATCCAGGCAAATGGTGTTGGTGCTAGTTATAACGTTCCTATAGGGAGCATTTTTTTAATAGCAGAAGAAACTATAGGTCTTGATTCTATAGTGGCGACAAGTGAAATAACCGGCGGTATAGATAGAGAAACAGATGAAGAATTAAGGATTAGATTTTACGAAACACAACGCAATCACGCCACAAGTGGAAACGTGGCACACTATGAACAATGGGCAAAAGAATGCGACGGTGTTTTTGGTGCTAAAGTAACACCGCTTTGGAACGGACGGGGAACTGTTAAAGTTGCAATTGTTGGAAGAAAAAATAAACCAGTATCTAAAGATATTATAGATAGGTGCAAAGAACACATTGAAGAAGTTAGACCTATTGGGGCGACAGTTACAGTTGTTACACCTAGTGAGTTGAAAGTTGATATAGCTGCTAACATTACTTTAAATTCGGCATATTCTAAAGAACAAGCTGGGGAAGAAGTGAAAGCTAAGTTAGAAGAATATCTTTTAACAGTAACTGACAAAATATTATATTCGAATGTTTTTGCACTACTTGTAAATTGCGATTCAATAACGGATTGTAATGATGTAAAAATCAATAATGCAGTGTCTAATGTTAATGTAGGCGCCGAACAAGTACCAACAGTAGGAACAATAACTTTGAACGGGGTGATCTAA
- a CDS encoding putative phage tail protein, with protein sequence MLIEKYPNLLKDNETFKLIQKALENEDDFRKRAFQDILNQCFVVSATWGLDKWEEFAGLPISRHLKTRIRRQNILNALQNRETTTLKAIKSLVEGYSGGACEVTEQNSEYKFTVKFVGVRGEPDTLSALREAIERVKPAHLTYDFIFTYMTWDECTRYHKTWTQWETLNLTWKEFERYYQGFMVDFLEWQMFDSYNYKFKNWDDMFITWEDLEIYV encoded by the coding sequence TTGTTAATAGAAAAATACCCAAACTTATTAAAAGACAATGAAACCTTCAAATTAATTCAAAAAGCATTAGAAAATGAAGATGATTTCAGAAAAAGAGCTTTTCAAGATATTCTTAATCAATGTTTTGTAGTTTCAGCAACGTGGGGGTTAGATAAGTGGGAGGAGTTCGCAGGACTTCCAATATCAAGACACTTGAAAACAAGGATAAGAAGGCAGAATATATTAAATGCTTTACAGAATAGAGAAACAACAACATTAAAAGCAATTAAAAGCCTTGTAGAAGGATATTCAGGTGGTGCTTGTGAAGTAACCGAACAAAATAGCGAATATAAGTTTACAGTTAAATTCGTTGGAGTTAGGGGCGAACCCGACACATTGTCAGCTTTACGCGAAGCAATAGAAAGGGTTAAACCTGCTCATCTAACATACGATTTTATATTCACATACATGACTTGGGACGAATGCACACGATACCACAAGACTTGGACGCAATGGGAAACTTTAAACCTTACTTGGAAAGAGTTTGAAAGATATTATCAAGGCTTTATGGTGGACTTCCTAGAATGGCAGATGTTCGATTCTTATAATTATAAATTTAAGAATTGGGACGATATGTTTATAACATGGGAAGACTTAGAAATATACGTTTAA
- a CDS encoding DUF2577 family protein, translating to MKKNSRDPSIELLENMREEGKYFNIQECFLGEVISGVPNLKVRFEDIELTSKELYILQGVKDRKTASIESNYRFELKKGDKVVILQIANSYIVVDKVVKL from the coding sequence ATGAAAAAGAATTCACGTGATCCTTCAATTGAATTATTGGAAAATATGAGAGAAGAAGGAAAATATTTTAATATTCAAGAGTGTTTTTTAGGTGAAGTTATATCCGGAGTACCTAATTTAAAGGTAAGATTTGAAGATATAGAACTAACTTCTAAAGAACTTTATATATTGCAAGGTGTAAAAGACAGAAAAACAGCTTCTATTGAATCAAACTATAGATTCGAATTAAAGAAGGGTGACAAGGTTGTAATCTTACAAATAGCAAATTCTTATATTGTAGTAGACAAGGTGGTGAAATTGTAA
- a CDS encoding HK97 gp10 family phage protein, which produces MADIDDLIRDLNKIQENSEKAMKNTIMKILSDANEIVVDKTPVGDTGDLHKDWNIEVDGKKGMLFNDMEYAPHVEFGHRVRGGGGGGKKRRKGNKKKKVREKGRKDGKAKGSPVEGVYMLRDTMNQIKSNMDYYGEYYIKELGLEND; this is translated from the coding sequence ATGGCTGACATCGATGATTTAATAAGAGATTTGAATAAAATCCAAGAAAATAGCGAAAAAGCTATGAAAAATACAATTATGAAAATATTATCCGATGCAAATGAGATAGTAGTTGATAAAACGCCCGTTGGAGATACAGGAGACCTTCATAAAGATTGGAATATTGAAGTTGATGGTAAAAAAGGAATGTTGTTCAACGACATGGAATACGCACCACACGTTGAATTTGGTCATAGAGTCAGAGGTGGCGGTGGTGGAGGTAAAAAGAGAAGAAAAGGAAATAAAAAGAAAAAAGTTAGAGAAAAAGGAAGAAAGGACGGAAAAGCGAAAGGGTCGCCGGTAGAAGGTGTCTATATGCTTAGAGATACAATGAATCAAATAAAAAGTAATATGGACTATTACGGTGAGTATTACATAAAAGAATTGGGGTTAGAAAATGATTAA
- a CDS encoding LysM peptidoglycan-binding domain-containing protein: MEIWLKAENESIRIPVLPPEFEVERTAEFDNKRIVKGKKIDVFNGEDLATSTLESFFPYSDNASYCEYSGISNPYSYVETIEGWIENGTIIRYIVTDTSINISCRIKSFTYREQDGTGDVYYKISLQEHNEVKFTRTVENTKKPTTSGNNKRPTKPKTTKEKRYYTVKKGDCLWNISKKYYGKGSDYTKIFNANKDKIKNPSLIYPGQKFVIP, encoded by the coding sequence ATGGAAATTTGGTTAAAAGCTGAAAATGAATCTATACGAATCCCCGTTCTACCGCCCGAATTTGAAGTGGAAAGAACGGCGGAATTTGATAATAAAAGAATTGTAAAAGGTAAAAAAATAGATGTGTTTAATGGGGAGGATTTAGCAACCTCAACCTTAGAATCATTTTTCCCTTATAGTGATAATGCTAGTTATTGCGAATATTCCGGAATATCAAACCCATACAGTTATGTTGAAACAATAGAAGGATGGATAGAAAATGGAACAATTATTCGATATATTGTTACGGATACAAGCATTAATATTAGTTGTCGTATTAAATCTTTTACATATAGGGAACAAGACGGAACCGGTGACGTGTATTATAAAATAAGTTTACAAGAGCACAATGAAGTTAAATTTACTAGAACAGTTGAGAATACTAAAAAGCCTACAACTAGCGGAAATAATAAGCGACCAACAAAACCAAAAACGACTAAAGAAAAACGCTACTACACAGTAAAAAAGGGCGATTGTCTATGGAATATAAGTAAAAAATATTACGGAAAGGGTTCAGATTATACCAAAATATTTAATGCTAACAAGGATAAGATTAAAAACCCTTCACTTATATATCCAGGACAAAAGTTTGTAATACCATAA
- a CDS encoding phage tail assembly chaperone has protein sequence MANNNKIKAVENKKADALELLMAVDNSNFARAKKQIKMERLSKMIGQDFIVTIEEILPACAEAILDVCMEIKADGSVKMSSRKLQNMTIIESVLYNGASLFKNERLMKKFGVRIPTDLLEKITTKNEREELYNLIEGLGGGEVLFSDVKN, from the coding sequence ATGGCAAACAATAACAAAATAAAAGCAGTAGAGAATAAAAAAGCGGACGCACTAGAATTATTAATGGCAGTTGATAATAGTAATTTTGCTAGAGCCAAAAAGCAAATAAAAATGGAAAGACTATCTAAAATGATAGGTCAAGATTTTATAGTAACTATAGAAGAAATACTTCCGGCATGTGCTGAAGCTATATTAGATGTATGTATGGAAATAAAGGCAGACGGAAGCGTAAAAATGAGCAGTAGAAAATTACAGAATATGACAATAATAGAAAGTGTGCTTTATAATGGAGCAAGTCTATTTAAAAATGAAAGGTTAATGAAAAAGTTTGGGGTTAGAATTCCAACTGATTTATTAGAAAAGATAACAACTAAAAATGAAAGAGAAGAGTTATACAACCTTATAGAAGGTTTAGGCGGTGGAGAAGTATTATTTAGTGATGTAAAAAACTAG
- a CDS encoding phage tail terminator family protein, with protein MIKYREILNTVTKMLYHTHNNIPIFTNSEEMSDSECFYVSINPSVNKTDRRYSNYRLIYVDIKYFLDEHDDKAKVYDMASDLDKLFNSYIEVNDRRINIKNNNIKFLKDDISDYLYYSIELEFYDVKDLEFKPNKLMQHIDIKREEIK; from the coding sequence ATGATTAAATACAGAGAAATTTTAAATACAGTTACAAAAATGTTATATCACACACACAATAATATACCTATTTTTACTAACTCCGAGGAAATGAGTGATAGTGAATGTTTTTACGTTTCAATCAATCCTAGTGTCAACAAAACAGATAGGCGATATAGTAATTACCGTTTAATTTATGTTGATATTAAATATTTTTTAGATGAACACGATGATAAAGCTAAAGTTTATGATATGGCGTCTGATTTGGATAAGTTATTTAATAGCTATATAGAAGTAAATGATAGAAGAATTAATATTAAAAACAATAATATTAAATTTTTGAAAGATGATATAAGCGATTACTTGTATTATTCAATTGAATTAGAGTTCTATGACGTTAAGGATCTAGAATTCAAACCTAATAAATTAATGCAGCATATTGATATTAAAAGGGAGGAGATTAAATAA